A genomic segment from Stappia indica encodes:
- the nrdF gene encoding class 1b ribonucleoside-diphosphate reductase subunit beta, translating into MNAIIPRRAVPRAVNWNRLQDDKDLEIWNRLTVNFWLPEKVPLSNDIQSWSQLTDAERLLTIRVFTGLTLLDTIQNTVGAPALMADAITPHEEAVLTNIAFMEAVHARSYSSIFSTLCSTPEVDEAFRWSQENAHLQQKSRLILDEYDATANPLRKKVASVFLESFLFYSGFYLPMHWSSRARLTNTADLIRLIIRDEAVHGYYIGYKFQRGLERLDEAGRQELKDFAFSLIFDLYEIESRYTESLYDPLGLTEDVKQFLHYNANKALQNLGFEALFPDDLCKVNPAIMAALSPNADENHDFFSGSGSSYVIGKAVATEDDDWDF; encoded by the coding sequence ATGAACGCCATCATCCCCCGGCGCGCAGTGCCGCGCGCGGTCAACTGGAACCGCCTGCAGGACGACAAGGACCTGGAAATCTGGAACCGGCTGACGGTCAATTTCTGGCTGCCCGAAAAGGTGCCGCTGTCCAACGACATCCAGTCCTGGTCCCAGCTGACGGACGCCGAGCGGCTGCTGACCATCCGTGTGTTCACCGGCCTCACGCTTCTCGACACGATCCAGAACACGGTCGGGGCGCCTGCGCTCATGGCCGATGCGATCACCCCGCACGAGGAGGCGGTACTGACCAACATCGCCTTCATGGAGGCGGTTCACGCGCGCAGCTACTCGTCGATCTTCTCGACCCTGTGCTCGACGCCGGAAGTCGATGAGGCGTTCCGCTGGTCGCAGGAAAACGCCCACCTGCAGCAGAAGTCGCGATTGATCCTCGATGAATACGACGCGACCGCGAACCCGCTGCGCAAGAAGGTGGCGAGCGTCTTCCTGGAGAGCTTCCTGTTCTATTCCGGCTTCTACCTGCCGATGCACTGGTCCAGCCGGGCACGGCTGACCAACACCGCCGACCTGATCCGGCTGATCATTCGCGACGAGGCGGTGCACGGCTATTATATCGGCTACAAGTTCCAGCGCGGTCTGGAGCGGCTCGACGAGGCCGGGCGGCAGGAGCTGAAGGACTTCGCCTTCTCTCTCATCTTCGATCTCTACGAGATCGAGAGCCGGTACACCGAAAGCCTCTACGATCCGCTGGGCCTGACCGAGGACGTGAAGCAGTTCCTGCATTACAACGCCAACAAGGCGCTGCAGAACCTGGGCTTCGAGGCCCTGTTCCCCGACGACCTGTGCAAGGTGAACCCGGCGATCATGGCGGCCTTGTCGCCCAACGCGGACGAGAACCACGACTTCTTCTCCGGGTCGGGGTCGTCCTATGTCATCGGCAAGGCGGTCGCGACGGAAGACGACGACTGGGATTTCTGA
- the prpB gene encoding methylisocitrate lyase produces MTYLTAAELPLESAGERFRALVEQGGIARLPGAHNGMAALQAKAAGFKGLYLSGAAMTASMGIPDLGIITVDEVAVFIRQITRAAGLPLLVDGDTGYGEALNVMHMVRTFEDAGAGAVHLEDQLLPKKCGHLNDKKLADARDMAAKVAAAARARRHLYIVARTDAAASEGLDGAVARARLYMEAGADAIFPEALTTAEMFREFAARMPGVPLLANMTEFGRTPFFTASEFEEMGYRMVIWPVSSLRVANKAQEKLYAALARDGSTKAMLGEMQTRAELYETIGLGQYEALDASIVATVLPE; encoded by the coding sequence ATGACATACCTGACTGCTGCCGAACTGCCGCTCGAAAGCGCCGGCGAGCGTTTCCGCGCGCTGGTGGAGCAGGGCGGCATCGCCCGGTTGCCGGGCGCGCATAACGGCATGGCGGCGCTGCAGGCGAAGGCCGCCGGCTTCAAGGGGCTGTATCTGTCCGGCGCGGCGATGACCGCCTCGATGGGCATTCCCGATCTCGGCATCATCACTGTGGACGAGGTCGCCGTCTTCATCCGCCAGATCACCCGCGCGGCCGGTCTCCCGCTCCTGGTCGACGGCGACACCGGCTATGGCGAGGCGCTCAACGTCATGCACATGGTGCGCACGTTCGAGGATGCCGGTGCGGGCGCCGTGCATCTGGAGGACCAGCTGCTGCCGAAGAAATGCGGGCATCTCAACGACAAGAAGCTCGCCGACGCGAGAGACATGGCGGCGAAGGTCGCGGCGGCCGCAAGGGCACGGCGGCATCTCTACATCGTCGCGCGCACGGATGCAGCAGCCAGCGAGGGCCTCGACGGCGCGGTCGCACGGGCCAGGCTCTACATGGAGGCCGGCGCCGATGCGATCTTCCCCGAGGCGCTGACGACCGCGGAGATGTTCCGCGAGTTCGCCGCACGCATGCCCGGCGTGCCGCTGCTCGCCAACATGACCGAATTCGGCCGCACGCCCTTCTTCACGGCGAGCGAGTTCGAGGAAATGGGCTACCGGATGGTGATCTGGCCGGTGTCCTCGCTGCGCGTCGCCAACAAGGCACAGGAGAAGCTCTACGCGGCGCTGGCGCGCGACGGCTCGACCAAGGCGATGCTCGGCGAGATGCAGACCCGGGCCGAGCTCTACGAGACCATCGGGCTTGGCCAGTACGAGGCGCTCGATGCGTCCATCGTCGCAACGGTGCTGCCGGAGTAA
- a CDS encoding SDR family NAD(P)-dependent oxidoreductase, giving the protein MKGRSAIVTGAARGLGQAIARKLLEEGARVAIWDQDGEAAQDCAEQLSDIGPAHSCAVDITSPGEVATALAATRKMLGEISILVCNAAIPGPNVPAAELAATDWARVMEVNVTGTLLCCQAVIPDMVARGYGRIVTIGSVAGKEPGPRIAAYAASKAAVISLTKTLGRELATTGVTVNCVAPGAIRTRIFDGWPESYVQELLAKIPMNRFGTPEELAEIVAFVASRKASFSTGAVFDMSGGRADY; this is encoded by the coding sequence ATGAAGGGGCGCTCTGCCATCGTCACGGGCGCAGCCCGCGGGCTCGGCCAGGCGATCGCCCGCAAGCTGCTGGAGGAAGGCGCGCGCGTGGCGATCTGGGACCAGGACGGCGAGGCGGCACAGGACTGCGCCGAGCAGCTGTCCGATATCGGCCCGGCCCATTCCTGCGCCGTCGACATCACCTCTCCGGGCGAGGTGGCGACCGCGCTGGCCGCCACCCGCAAGATGCTCGGCGAGATCTCGATCCTCGTGTGCAACGCCGCCATTCCCGGCCCCAACGTGCCGGCGGCGGAACTGGCCGCCACCGACTGGGCACGGGTGATGGAGGTGAACGTCACCGGCACGCTGCTGTGCTGCCAGGCGGTGATCCCGGACATGGTGGCGCGCGGCTACGGCCGCATCGTCACCATCGGCTCGGTCGCCGGCAAGGAGCCGGGCCCGCGCATCGCCGCCTATGCGGCGAGCAAGGCGGCGGTGATCTCGCTGACCAAGACGCTGGGGCGCGAACTCGCCACCACCGGCGTCACGGTCAACTGCGTTGCGCCCGGCGCCATCCGCACCCGCATCTTCGATGGCTGGCCGGAAAGCTACGTCCAGGAGCTTCTCGCCAAGATCCCGATGAACCGCTTCGGCACGCCGGAGGAGCTGGCGGAGATCGTCGCCTTCGTCGCCTCCCGCAAGGCTTCCTTCTCCACCGGCGCGGTGTTCGACATGTCGGGGGGACGGGCCGACTACTGA
- a CDS encoding branched-chain amino acid ABC transporter permease has product MLNTRTLMIALAIAALAVAPAFIYPMLIVKLLCFAIFASAFNLMLGYTGLLSFGHAMFFGSAGYALGVTMKHLGWPPELGILAGVAVAALIGFLAGSVAIRRQGIYFAMITLAISQLIYFVAMQMEWTGRDDGFHGIPRGTLFGIIDLQDDMALYGLVAACFLLALFAVHRIVTSPFGQVLTAIRENEPRAISLGYDVDRYKVLAFTLSGALSGLAGALKALALSYESLNDLHWALSGEVVMMCILGGLGTLGGPVAGAFFVILLQNFLADKVGEWLSVIIGVVFLTCILAFRKGFVGEIGAWIEKMRARKGSAAEAGTETRQEGNR; this is encoded by the coding sequence ATGCTCAACACCCGCACCCTCATGATCGCGCTGGCCATCGCGGCGCTCGCCGTCGCCCCGGCCTTCATCTACCCGATGCTGATCGTGAAGCTCCTGTGCTTCGCCATCTTCGCCTCGGCCTTCAACCTGATGCTCGGCTATACGGGGCTGCTGTCCTTCGGCCATGCGATGTTCTTCGGCTCGGCCGGCTATGCGCTCGGCGTGACGATGAAGCATCTCGGCTGGCCGCCGGAACTCGGCATCCTTGCCGGCGTCGCGGTGGCGGCCCTGATCGGCTTCCTCGCCGGATCGGTGGCGATCCGCCGCCAGGGCATCTACTTCGCCATGATCACGCTGGCTATCTCGCAGCTGATCTACTTCGTCGCCATGCAGATGGAGTGGACGGGGCGCGACGACGGCTTCCACGGCATCCCGCGCGGCACGCTGTTCGGCATCATCGACCTGCAGGACGACATGGCCCTTTACGGCCTGGTCGCCGCCTGCTTCCTGCTGGCACTGTTCGCGGTCCACCGCATCGTCACCTCGCCCTTCGGCCAGGTGCTGACCGCGATCCGCGAGAACGAACCGCGCGCCATCTCGCTCGGCTACGACGTCGACCGCTACAAGGTGCTGGCCTTCACCCTGTCGGGTGCGCTGTCCGGCCTTGCCGGGGCGCTGAAGGCGCTGGCGCTGTCCTACGAGTCGCTCAACGACCTGCACTGGGCGCTGAGCGGCGAGGTGGTGATGATGTGCATCCTCGGCGGCCTCGGTACGCTGGGCGGGCCGGTGGCCGGCGCCTTCTTCGTGATCCTTCTGCAGAACTTCCTCGCCGACAAGGTGGGCGAATGGCTGTCGGTGATCATCGGCGTCGTGTTCCTCACCTGCATCCTCGCCTTCCGCAAGGGCTTCGTCGGCGAGATCGGCGCCTGGATCGAGAAGATGCGCGCCCGCAAGGGATCCGCCGCCGAAGCCGGCACCGAAACCAGGCAGGAGGGCAACCGATGA
- a CDS encoding branched-chain amino acid ABC transporter permease: MTEIFGVPAPVLYGQLLLGLVNGSFYALLSLGLSLIFGLLNIVNFAHGTMYMLGAFLAYLLLEPLGLGYWWAILLVPLLAAGLGIVIERTILKRIYKLDHIYGLLVTFGLTMVIEGFVRVYFGVSGLRYAVPSSLQGMVDLGFMRLPIYRIWVIVAALGLCLITWLVIERTRLGATLRAGTENPSLVQAFGVNVPLLVTLVFGWGVGLAAFAGVLAAPLMQLTPQIGHSIIITVFGVVVIGGMGSILGSILTGLGLGLIEGLAKVYYPEASSTAIFVLMILVLLVRPHGLFGKQ, from the coding sequence ATGACCGAGATCTTCGGCGTTCCCGCCCCCGTGCTCTACGGCCAGCTGCTGCTGGGCCTCGTCAACGGCAGCTTCTATGCGCTGCTGTCGCTCGGCCTGTCGCTGATCTTCGGCCTGCTGAACATCGTCAACTTCGCCCATGGCACGATGTACATGCTGGGCGCGTTCCTCGCCTATCTGCTGCTGGAGCCGCTCGGGCTCGGCTACTGGTGGGCCATTCTTCTGGTGCCGTTGCTGGCGGCCGGTCTCGGCATCGTCATCGAGCGGACGATCCTCAAGCGCATCTACAAGCTCGACCACATCTACGGCCTGCTCGTCACCTTCGGCCTGACCATGGTGATCGAGGGCTTCGTGCGGGTCTATTTCGGCGTCTCGGGCCTGCGCTACGCGGTGCCCTCCTCGCTGCAGGGCATGGTCGATCTCGGCTTCATGCGGCTGCCGATCTATCGCATCTGGGTGATCGTCGCGGCCCTCGGCCTGTGCCTCATTACCTGGCTGGTGATCGAACGGACCCGCCTCGGCGCCACCTTGCGCGCCGGCACGGAGAATCCGAGCCTGGTGCAGGCCTTCGGCGTCAACGTGCCGCTGCTGGTCACCCTGGTCTTCGGCTGGGGCGTCGGTCTTGCCGCCTTTGCCGGCGTGCTCGCCGCGCCCCTGATGCAGCTCACCCCGCAGATCGGCCATTCCATCATCATCACCGTCTTCGGCGTGGTGGTGATCGGCGGCATGGGCTCGATCCTCGGCTCCATCCTCACCGGTCTCGGCCTCGGCCTGATCGAGGGGCTGGCGAAGGTCTATTATCCGGAGGCCTCGTCCACCGCGATCTTCGTCCTGATGATCCTGGTCCTGCTGGTTCGCCCGCACGGCCTGTTCGGAAAGCAGTGA
- a CDS encoding ABC transporter ATP-binding protein: MGETVLSLKGVNGWYGESHVLHGVDLDVRRGEVVSLIGRNGAGRTTILRAIMGLLDRREGRLEIRGKDMSTTPAYRIAKAGLGYCPEERGIFASLSCEENLLLPPVTRTDGGMAMSLDEIYAMFPNLKERAHSPGTRLSGGEQQMLAIARILRTGADILLLDEISEGLAPVIVQTLSRVIQDLKARGFTIIMVEQNFRFAAPLADRFFIIEHGRVVEEIAQADLAARADDIRTYLGV, from the coding sequence ATGGGCGAGACCGTCCTGTCCCTGAAGGGAGTGAACGGCTGGTACGGCGAAAGCCACGTGCTGCACGGCGTCGACCTCGACGTCCGCCGCGGCGAGGTGGTCAGCCTGATCGGCCGCAACGGCGCCGGCCGCACGACGATCCTGCGCGCCATCATGGGCCTGCTCGACCGGCGCGAGGGCCGGCTTGAGATCCGCGGCAAGGACATGAGCACGACACCGGCCTACCGCATCGCCAAGGCCGGGCTCGGCTACTGTCCGGAGGAACGCGGCATCTTCGCCTCGCTGAGCTGCGAGGAGAACCTGCTCCTGCCCCCGGTGACGCGCACCGACGGCGGCATGGCCATGTCGCTCGACGAGATCTACGCGATGTTCCCCAACCTGAAGGAACGCGCGCACAGCCCCGGCACCCGCCTGTCCGGCGGCGAGCAGCAGATGCTGGCGATCGCCCGCATCCTGCGCACCGGCGCGGACATCCTGCTGCTGGACGAGATCTCCGAAGGGCTCGCCCCGGTGATCGTGCAGACGCTCTCCCGGGTGATCCAGGATCTCAAGGCCCGCGGCTTCACCATCATCATGGTCGAGCAGAACTTCCGCTTCGCGGCACCGCTCGCCGACCGCTTCTTCATCATCGAGCACGGCCGTGTGGTCGAGGAGATCGCGCAAGCCGATCTCGCCGCCCGTGCCGACGACATCCGCACGTATCTGGGAGTGTGA
- a CDS encoding ABC transporter ATP-binding protein, translated as MTHILETVGLCKEFRGFRAVDDVSLRVREGDIHALIGPNGAGKTTVFNLLTKFLSPSAGRIVFDGRDITREKPAALARQGMVRSFQISATFPHLTVLENVRVALQRRHAPTYAFWLPGSVLSRLDARAMDLLEQVDMQDFAHAKAADLPYGRKRSVEIATTLAMEPRLMLLDEPTQGMGHEDVERVTQLIKRVSSGRTILMVEHNMKVVAGICDRISVLQRGALLAEGTYAEVSADPRVLEAYMGSETELEGAH; from the coding sequence ATGACCCACATCCTGGAAACGGTTGGACTCTGCAAGGAGTTCCGCGGGTTCCGGGCGGTCGATGATGTCTCCCTGCGGGTCCGGGAGGGCGATATCCACGCCCTCATCGGGCCCAACGGGGCCGGCAAGACGACCGTCTTCAACCTGCTGACGAAGTTCCTGTCGCCGAGCGCGGGCAGGATCGTGTTCGATGGCCGGGACATTACCCGCGAGAAACCCGCCGCCCTCGCCCGCCAGGGCATGGTGCGCAGTTTCCAGATCTCGGCCACCTTCCCCCACCTGACGGTGCTGGAAAACGTGCGCGTGGCGCTGCAGCGGCGCCACGCGCCGACCTATGCGTTCTGGCTGCCCGGGAGCGTGCTCTCGCGCCTCGACGCCAGGGCCATGGACCTGCTGGAGCAGGTCGACATGCAGGACTTCGCCCACGCCAAGGCGGCCGACCTTCCCTACGGGCGCAAGCGCTCGGTAGAGATCGCAACGACCCTGGCGATGGAGCCGCGGCTGATGCTGCTCGACGAGCCGACCCAGGGCATGGGCCACGAGGACGTGGAGCGTGTCACCCAGCTCATCAAGCGGGTCTCGTCAGGACGCACGATCCTGATGGTGGAACACAACATGAAGGTCGTCGCCGGCATCTGCGACCGCATCTCGGTGCTGCAGCGCGGCGCGCTGCTCGCCGAAGGGACCTATGCCGAGGTCTCCGCCGACCCGCGGGTCCTGGAGGCCTACATGGGCAGCGAGACCGAGCTGGAGGGGGCGCACTGA
- a CDS encoding ABC transporter substrate-binding protein, producing the protein MNKVYGRMLALMASTVLTMPALADEDQVKIALMTDLAGATADYGGQGAIEAVKMAIEDFGGTLNGKPIHADFIDHQNKPDIAVTKAREAFDSGTDMVINLSNSAAALGVMEIAQSKDKVVVVTGAGSDRITGDACSPNAVHFAFNSYSLANSPVKALAAKGVDDWYLIVSDFAYGLSVEAAVTGAIETAGGTLSGSVKHPAFMASDFSSYALQAISSGAKAIGLSNSSSDTTNSIRALKEFGLGGDQQMVAFTLLINEIHGLGLDQASGLLFADGFYWDRTEQTREWSKRFYERVGKMPNMVNAGDYSGTLHYLRAVEAAGTTDAKTVLAKMREMPINDMFAENGQIREDGMMVHDMYLVQVKTPEESQYDWDYLKVLETIPAAEAFLPLDQSKCPLVNKG; encoded by the coding sequence ATGAATAAGGTTTATGGCCGCATGCTCGCCCTGATGGCGAGCACCGTGCTGACGATGCCTGCCCTCGCGGACGAGGACCAGGTCAAGATCGCCCTGATGACCGATCTGGCCGGCGCGACCGCCGACTATGGCGGCCAGGGCGCCATCGAAGCGGTGAAGATGGCGATCGAGGACTTCGGCGGTACGCTGAACGGCAAGCCGATCCATGCCGACTTCATCGACCACCAGAACAAGCCGGACATTGCCGTCACCAAGGCGCGCGAGGCGTTCGACAGCGGCACCGACATGGTGATCAACCTGTCGAACTCGGCCGCCGCGCTCGGCGTGATGGAGATCGCCCAGTCCAAGGACAAGGTGGTCGTGGTGACCGGTGCCGGCTCCGACCGCATCACGGGCGATGCCTGCTCGCCCAACGCCGTCCACTTCGCCTTCAACTCCTACTCGCTCGCCAACTCGCCGGTGAAGGCGCTGGCGGCGAAGGGCGTCGACGACTGGTACCTGATCGTCTCCGACTTCGCCTACGGCCTGTCGGTCGAGGCGGCGGTGACCGGTGCCATCGAGACGGCCGGCGGCACGCTTTCCGGCAGCGTCAAGCATCCCGCCTTCATGGCCAGCGACTTCTCGTCCTACGCCCTGCAGGCGATCTCGTCCGGCGCTAAGGCGATCGGCCTCTCCAACTCCTCGTCCGACACCACCAACAGCATCCGCGCGCTGAAGGAATTCGGCCTCGGCGGCGACCAGCAGATGGTGGCCTTCACCCTGCTGATCAACGAGATCCACGGCCTCGGCCTCGACCAGGCGTCCGGCCTGCTCTTCGCCGACGGCTTCTACTGGGATCGCACCGAGCAGACCCGCGAGTGGTCGAAGCGCTTCTATGAGCGCGTCGGCAAGATGCCGAACATGGTCAATGCCGGCGACTATTCCGGCACGCTGCACTACCTGCGCGCGGTCGAGGCGGCCGGCACCACGGATGCCAAGACGGTGCTCGCCAAGATGCGCGAAATGCCGATCAACGACATGTTCGCCGAGAACGGGCAGATCCGCGAAGACGGCATGATGGTGCACGACATGTATCTGGTGCAGGTCAAGACGCCGGAAGAGTCGCAGTACGACTGGGACTACCTGAAGGTGCTCGAGACCATTCCGGCGGCGGAAGCCTTCCTGCCGCTCGACCAGAGCAAGTGCCCCCTGGTCAACAAGGGCTGA
- a CDS encoding LysR family transcriptional regulator → MKIRQLEYFMHVVNTLNITHAAERANVSQPALSRQVQLLEEELGTRLVDRRPRGVALTPAGQRLADHVRALMQNVELIKEDIIAAETMPAGSLRISSAYSLRGLLIADVVAEFHRLYPQVNLEIHEGVSINVREELVTRHVDLAIYSDHGASRGLNRQALCSEGLVLLASPAAGLRMDTPVPSASLVGLDLVLTPSPNGLRRVVEDLLPPSATLRNPPVIVETNSIIVDLVSRGGLHSILPYSACHQAYTRGEISIAPVAGVTWPWVIATSRDRPRTAAMRVFTELLLGHARQLAADGVWITAELPPED, encoded by the coding sequence ATGAAAATCCGGCAGCTCGAATATTTCATGCATGTGGTGAACACGCTGAACATCACCCATGCGGCGGAGCGGGCGAACGTCTCGCAGCCCGCCCTCAGCCGCCAGGTGCAGCTGCTGGAGGAGGAGCTCGGCACGCGGCTGGTCGACCGCCGGCCGCGCGGCGTGGCGCTGACCCCTGCCGGCCAGCGGCTGGCCGATCATGTGCGCGCCCTGATGCAGAATGTCGAGCTGATCAAGGAGGACATCATCGCGGCCGAGACCATGCCGGCCGGCTCCTTGCGCATTTCCTCCGCCTATTCCCTGCGCGGGCTGCTGATCGCCGACGTGGTGGCCGAGTTCCACCGTCTCTATCCCCAGGTCAATCTGGAAATCCACGAGGGCGTGTCGATCAATGTCCGAGAGGAGCTGGTCACCCGTCATGTCGACCTGGCGATCTATTCCGACCACGGTGCCTCGCGCGGGCTGAACCGCCAGGCCCTGTGCTCCGAGGGGCTGGTGCTGCTCGCCTCGCCGGCGGCGGGCCTGCGCATGGATACGCCTGTTCCCAGCGCCTCGCTGGTCGGCCTCGACCTGGTGCTGACACCCTCGCCCAACGGGTTGCGGCGGGTGGTGGAGGACCTGCTGCCGCCGTCCGCCACCTTGCGCAATCCGCCGGTGATCGTGGAGACCAACTCGATCATCGTCGATCTGGTCTCGCGCGGCGGCCTGCATAGCATCCTGCCCTACAGCGCCTGCCACCAGGCCTATACGCGGGGCGAGATCTCCATCGCGCCGGTCGCCGGCGTCACCTGGCCCTGGGTCATCGCCACATCGCGCGACCGGCCGCGCACCGCCGCCATGCGGGTGTTCACCGAGCTGCTGCTCGGTCATGCCCGGCAGCTGGCGGCGGACGGCGTCTGGATTACCGCCGAGTTGCCGCCCGAGGACTGA
- a CDS encoding alpha-ketoacid dehydrogenase subunit alpha/beta: MARNARSAAGGSLTLPVGKNTPKRLNRNVPEPTRDDMLALARTMLRIRRFETRTEELFKAGVIKGTAHSSAGQEAIAAGACLPLRRSDFITTHHRGHGHCIAKGADIDGMMAELCGKLGGICGGIGGSMHVADVELNILGANGIVGASMGLGVGAALAAKQRGSDDAGIAFFGDGGSNEGIFHEALNLAALWKLPIVFFCENNLYGMSTPFEQATAGGSVAGRAAAYGIPGERIDGNDPVEVYAAVSEALARARAGEGPTLIEGLTYRHGDHSVRGNLLGYRTDDEIRKWLDEDPLTRIARRLAEDWDVDAQEFAALEAEASEEIETAITKAETLPEPELPMLFDKVLAPRRTPPAPPAPGSRAITYTEAVREAISQSIEGDDTVFLMGEDVGPVGGTFGVTRGLFDKFGPDRIMNTPISEGVISGAAVGAALSGRRPIAEIQIFDFVTFMMDPIVNQAAKLRFMLGGKASVPVVFRGPQGGGIRLAAQHSQSLEAWFAHIPGLTVLAPSTPYDAKGLLMAAIRDDNPVVFLEHKLLYLGGAAPVPEAPYEIEIGKADIKREGTDVTVIATLAMVERALTAAETLAREGISVEVIDPRSLRPLDMDCFVRSVKKTSRCLVVHEAWRTGGLGAEIAAQITEEAFDWLDAPVERMGSAEVPMPYNDRLEREVMPSAAGIAETVRRMCHRDLAGA, from the coding sequence GTGGCAAGAAACGCCCGTTCGGCTGCCGGCGGCAGCCTGACCCTGCCTGTCGGCAAGAACACGCCCAAGCGCCTCAACCGCAACGTCCCCGAGCCGACCCGCGACGACATGCTGGCGCTCGCCCGCACGATGCTGCGGATCCGCCGCTTCGAGACGCGCACCGAGGAACTGTTCAAGGCCGGCGTCATCAAAGGCACGGCGCATTCCTCGGCCGGACAGGAGGCGATTGCCGCCGGTGCCTGCCTGCCGCTGCGCCGCAGCGACTTCATCACCACCCATCACCGCGGCCACGGCCACTGCATCGCCAAGGGCGCCGACATCGACGGCATGATGGCGGAGCTGTGCGGCAAGCTCGGCGGCATCTGCGGCGGCATCGGCGGATCGATGCATGTCGCCGACGTGGAGCTGAACATCCTCGGCGCCAACGGCATCGTCGGCGCCTCGATGGGGCTCGGCGTCGGTGCGGCGCTCGCCGCCAAGCAGCGCGGCTCGGACGATGCGGGCATCGCCTTCTTCGGCGACGGCGGCTCGAACGAGGGCATCTTCCACGAAGCGCTCAATCTGGCGGCCCTTTGGAAGCTGCCCATCGTCTTCTTCTGCGAGAACAATCTCTACGGCATGTCGACCCCGTTCGAGCAGGCGACGGCCGGCGGATCGGTGGCGGGGCGCGCCGCGGCCTACGGCATTCCCGGCGAACGGATCGACGGCAACGACCCGGTCGAGGTCTATGCGGCCGTCTCCGAGGCGCTGGCCCGGGCGCGCGCCGGCGAGGGGCCGACGCTGATCGAGGGCCTGACCTATCGCCACGGCGACCACTCGGTGCGCGGCAATCTGCTCGGCTACCGGACCGACGACGAGATCCGCAAGTGGTTGGACGAAGACCCGCTGACCCGGATCGCCCGGCGCCTCGCCGAGGACTGGGACGTCGATGCGCAGGAATTCGCCGCGCTCGAGGCCGAGGCGTCCGAGGAGATCGAAACGGCGATCACAAAGGCCGAGACCCTGCCCGAGCCCGAACTGCCGATGCTGTTCGACAAGGTTCTGGCGCCGCGCCGCACCCCGCCGGCACCGCCCGCGCCGGGTTCGCGCGCGATCACCTATACCGAGGCGGTGCGCGAAGCGATCTCTCAGTCCATCGAGGGCGACGACACCGTGTTCCTGATGGGCGAGGACGTCGGCCCGGTCGGCGGCACCTTCGGCGTCACCCGCGGCCTGTTCGACAAGTTCGGCCCCGACCGCATCATGAACACGCCGATTTCGGAAGGCGTCATTTCGGGCGCGGCCGTCGGCGCGGCGCTGTCCGGCCGCCGGCCCATCGCCGAGATCCAGATCTTCGACTTCGTCACCTTCATGATGGACCCCATCGTCAACCAGGCCGCCAAGCTGCGCTTCATGCTCGGCGGCAAGGCCTCGGTGCCGGTGGTGTTCCGCGGTCCCCAGGGCGGCGGCATCCGTCTTGCGGCCCAGCACTCGCAGTCGCTGGAAGCCTGGTTCGCCCATATTCCCGGCCTGACCGTGCTGGCGCCGTCCACGCCCTATGATGCCAAGGGCCTCCTGATGGCGGCGATCCGCGACGACAACCCGGTCGTCTTCCTGGAGCACAAGCTGCTTTATCTCGGCGGCGCGGCACCGGTGCCGGAAGCGCCTTACGAGATCGAGATCGGCAAGGCCGACATCAAGCGCGAGGGCACGGACGTGACCGTGATCGCGACGCTGGCGATGGTCGAGCGCGCCCTGACGGCGGCCGAGACCCTGGCCCGCGAGGGCATCAGCGTCGAGGTCATCGACCCGCGCAGCCTGCGGCCGCTCGACATGGACTGCTTCGTTCGCTCGGTGAAGAAGACCAGCCGCTGCCTCGTCGTGCACGAGGCCTGGCGCACCGGCGGCCTCGGCGCGGAAATCGCCGCCCAGATCACCGAGGAGGCCTTCGACTGGCTCGACGCGCCGGTGGAGCGCATGGGCTCGGCCGAGGTGCCGATGCCCTATAACGACCGGCTCGAGCGCGAGGTGATGCCGAGCGCCGCCGGCATCGCCGAAACGGTGCGCCGCATGTGCCACCGCGATCTGGCGGGGGCCTGA